Proteins from one Bacteroidota bacterium genomic window:
- a CDS encoding ATPase — protein sequence MKTNIFTFITILSIISVFAFAGDTVKETEFKVSGNCGMCKSRIEKAMKISEVKFSKWDKTSKMLKIAYLSEKISLDSLQQRLASVGHDTEKFTAADSVYTNLPGCCLYRGEDNTH from the coding sequence ATGAAAACGAACATATTCACATTCATCACCATTCTTTCCATCATTTCAGTATTCGCATTCGCAGGTGACACCGTTAAGGAAACAGAATTTAAGGTTTCAGGAAACTGCGGCATGTGCAAATCACGCATCGAAAAAGCGATGAAGATCTCAGAAGTAAAATTCTCAAAATGGGATAAGACTTCGAAGATGTTAAAAATTGCCTATCTCTCCGAAAAGATCTCTCTTGATTCCCTTCAGCAGCGCCTTGCTTCCGTCGGACACGACACGGAAAAATTTACAGCGGCTGATTCGGTGTACACAAATCTTCCCGGCTGCTGCTTGTACCGTGGCGAAGACAACACACACTAA
- a CDS encoding DUF6691 family protein: MKNLTYGIFGILFGVVLTKAEVVSWFRIQNMFQFVEWHMYLIIGSAVVVGAISMQIVQRLKLKTINGEELRFQGKKYHKGFIIGGMIFGFGWAITGACPGPIFAQIGAGELPAIFTLSGALVGAFLYHSLKAKLPH; encoded by the coding sequence ATGAAAAATCTTACATATGGAATTTTTGGGATTTTATTTGGTGTTGTTCTGACGAAAGCAGAAGTGGTTAGCTGGTTTAGAATTCAGAATATGTTTCAATTCGTCGAATGGCACATGTACCTGATTATCGGATCTGCTGTTGTTGTCGGTGCAATCTCTATGCAGATTGTCCAACGATTAAAATTAAAGACAATCAATGGTGAAGAACTTCGCTTTCAAGGAAAAAAATATCATAAAGGATTCATCATTGGCGGGATGATATTTGGATTTGGGTGGGCGATTACCGGTGCATGCCCTGGACCGATCTTTGCACAGATTGGTGCAGGAGAACTTCCGGCCATCTTTACATTGTCCGGTGCTCTTGTTGGTGCGTTTCTCTATCATTCTTTGAAAGCTAAACTTCCTCACTAA
- a CDS encoding TonB-dependent receptor has translation MKTILLLFITIFSILNAQQLTGIVLEKTDDGMFHPIIGANVYWLGTSNGTVTDTSGVFRLPLNGSSSLLVVSYIGYVSDTVKINDQSKVNVILKSDANKVAEVEIVGERQSTYVNYLSPQKTLVMSEKELFKAACCNLSESFETNPSIDVSFTDAITGTKQIEMLGLSGTYTQITLENLPAIRGLTSNVGLSYIPGTWIENIQVSKGVGSVANGYESITGQINVELRKPQDEDEKQFFFNFFGNQEQRMEANLNVRTPVSAELSSMTLLHASTQRQIIDGNGDNFLDMPLYKTINAIQRFHFSNHVGWEGQFGIQFVDDEKQGGTKHGYNLDKSLLALRPTEYAFTMNGDQLRVWGKTGYVFPQKQYQSVGLQWSLTRNRQNSFFNSHEYAANEETGYMNVIYQSIFDNTMHKFRTGLSFLYDNYDETFKHIRYQRTEQVPGAFFEYTFTPGDEFSMIAGVRADNHNVFGTFFTPRLHLRYTPQEDWVFRAVAGRGQRTTNIFAENMAYFASARHVAVLPSNTKSLYGLDPEVASNFGLNATHYFLWDYREATIAVDFYRTEFDKQVVVDLDANAQQVHFYNLRGQSYSNSIQVELNIQPIEKLDTRIAYRFYDVRQTINGALRERPFVAQHRAFINFGYATEREEEADAQMLYDLTLQWFGKKRLPDTDTNPTGLQSRSSSPNFILANTQVTRSFFAGLDVYFGIENLLNFRQSNPILDAANPNGSYFDSSLIWGPIYGRTAYVGLRWRM, from the coding sequence ATGAAAACCATATTATTATTATTTATCACAATTTTTTCCATCCTCAATGCACAGCAATTGACCGGCATTGTGCTGGAAAAAACAGATGACGGAATGTTTCATCCCATCATCGGAGCGAATGTCTATTGGCTGGGCACTTCCAACGGAACGGTTACAGATACCAGCGGCGTATTTCGGTTACCGCTTAACGGTTCGAGCAGTCTTTTGGTAGTCAGTTACATCGGTTATGTTTCGGATACGGTGAAAATCAACGACCAATCAAAAGTAAATGTTATTCTCAAATCAGACGCAAATAAAGTTGCCGAAGTAGAGATTGTTGGTGAACGACAAAGTACATACGTGAATTATCTTTCACCGCAAAAAACATTGGTCATGTCGGAAAAAGAATTATTCAAAGCGGCATGTTGTAATTTGTCCGAAAGCTTTGAAACAAATCCTTCCATTGATGTTTCCTTCACCGACGCTATCACCGGAACAAAACAGATTGAAATGTTGGGACTTTCCGGAACATATACGCAGATTACACTGGAAAATCTTCCGGCAATTCGCGGACTCACATCAAACGTGGGTTTGTCATACATTCCCGGTACATGGATTGAAAATATCCAGGTCTCCAAAGGTGTCGGTTCGGTTGCCAACGGATATGAATCAATTACCGGACAAATCAATGTAGAATTACGAAAGCCGCAAGATGAAGACGAGAAACAATTTTTCTTCAATTTTTTCGGGAATCAAGAACAGCGAATGGAAGCAAATCTCAATGTTCGCACCCCGGTCAGCGCAGAGTTATCATCTATGACGTTGCTGCACGCAAGCACACAACGGCAAATTATCGACGGCAATGGTGATAATTTTCTCGATATGCCATTGTACAAAACCATCAACGCCATTCAACGATTCCATTTTTCAAATCATGTTGGATGGGAAGGGCAATTCGGAATTCAATTCGTGGATGATGAAAAACAAGGTGGAACGAAACACGGTTACAATCTTGATAAATCATTGTTAGCGCTTCGGCCAACGGAATATGCTTTTACAATGAATGGCGATCAACTGCGTGTATGGGGAAAAACGGGATATGTCTTCCCGCAAAAACAGTATCAAAGTGTTGGACTCCAATGGTCACTGACACGAAATCGTCAGAATTCCTTTTTTAATTCGCACGAATATGCAGCGAATGAAGAAACGGGATATATGAATGTGATTTACCAATCGATCTTTGATAATACGATGCATAAATTCCGAACTGGTTTGAGTTTCTTGTATGACAATTATGACGAAACGTTCAAACACATTCGATATCAACGGACTGAACAGGTGCCCGGCGCATTTTTTGAATACACGTTCACACCCGGTGATGAGTTTTCGATGATCGCTGGTGTCCGCGCAGACAATCATAACGTGTTCGGAACATTCTTTACACCGCGGCTGCATCTCCGATATACTCCGCAAGAAGATTGGGTCTTTCGTGCCGTTGCAGGACGTGGGCAACGCACGACGAATATTTTTGCCGAAAACATGGCGTACTTTGCCAGTGCACGACATGTGGCCGTTCTTCCATCTAACACAAAATCGCTGTACGGACTTGATCCAGAAGTTGCATCAAATTTCGGTCTGAACGCAACACATTATTTCTTGTGGGATTACCGCGAGGCAACTATTGCTGTCGATTTCTATAGAACAGAGTTTGATAAACAAGTGGTTGTGGATCTTGATGCGAACGCACAGCAGGTACATTTTTATAATTTACGCGGACAGTCGTATTCTAACAGTATTCAGGTAGAATTAAATATTCAACCGATTGAAAAATTGGATACGCGTATAGCGTACCGTTTTTACGATGTGCGTCAGACAATTAACGGTGCGCTGCGAGAGCGTCCCTTTGTTGCACAGCATCGTGCGTTCATCAATTTCGGCTATGCAACCGAACGCGAGGAAGAAGCTGACGCCCAGATGTTGTATGATCTGACTCTGCAATGGTTTGGGAAAAAACGTCTGCCGGATACCGATACAAATCCCACGGGATTGCAATCGCGCAGTTCATCGCCGAATTTTATTCTCGCAAATACGCAAGTTACCCGGTCATTTTTCGCAGGGCTTGATGTCTATTTTGGAATTGAAAATCTTTTAAATTTTCGACAGTCCAACCCGATTCTTGATGCGGCAAATCCGAATGGAAGTTATTTTGACAGTTCGCTCATTTGGGGACCGATTTACGGAAGAACGGCGTATGTTGGATTGAGATGGAGAATGTAA
- a CDS encoding transketolase C-terminal domain-containing protein, whose amino-acid sequence MQSSIKIRTGNQMIAEGALHAGCQFFAGYPITPASGVYKAMIEQLPQRNGVAISAPDEISALAYCVGASGRGAKTMTATSGPGWSLMIETVQFALMTELPVVIALVQRLGPSTGGATQNGQADILFAEFCTSGAYTIPIFAPSTPQECFEVTTIAFKWAELLRTPVIILSDKEVGMMSEDVDFTQLKSIPQWYRKEFITQNGKEHLTYDFQNLEDVPLFSPVGGPHKVTMTGSAHDKKGTLQKNSPETVDVLVHLQKKIEAHKEEMAIVRIDDQENAETLVLSFGITARTAKEATRKARAEGKKVRNANIITLFPVPETMLKDAARGVRRIVVAEENMTGQYRSVIQSLFKEQEVVGVNSVGKMITPNNIMDAIL is encoded by the coding sequence ATGCAATCATCGATAAAAATACGCACAGGAAACCAAATGATCGCCGAAGGGGCGTTACATGCTGGATGTCAGTTTTTTGCTGGATATCCTATCACTCCCGCATCCGGTGTGTATAAAGCAATGATCGAACAATTGCCGCAGCGAAATGGTGTTGCCATTTCCGCTCCCGATGAAATATCCGCATTGGCATATTGCGTGGGAGCATCAGGCCGTGGTGCAAAAACGATGACCGCAACATCAGGTCCCGGATGGTCGCTGATGATTGAAACAGTGCAGTTTGCCTTGATGACAGAGCTTCCCGTTGTTATCGCACTCGTTCAGCGTTTAGGACCAAGTACCGGAGGAGCAACTCAAAACGGTCAGGCAGATATTCTTTTTGCAGAATTTTGCACGTCGGGTGCATATACAATTCCGATCTTCGCTCCCAGCACACCGCAGGAATGTTTTGAAGTGACGACGATTGCTTTTAAATGGGCAGAACTGTTGCGAACTCCCGTTATCATCCTTTCCGACAAGGAAGTGGGAATGATGTCTGAAGATGTCGATTTCACACAGTTAAAAAGCATACCACAATGGTATCGAAAAGAGTTTATCACACAGAATGGTAAAGAGCACCTTACGTACGATTTTCAGAATCTTGAAGATGTTCCTCTTTTTTCTCCTGTGGGGGGACCCCATAAAGTGACGATGACCGGTTCTGCACATGACAAAAAAGGAACATTGCAAAAAAACTCTCCTGAAACGGTTGATGTACTTGTTCATCTACAAAAAAAAATTGAAGCACACAAAGAAGAAATGGCAATCGTGCGGATTGATGATCAGGAAAATGCTGAAACATTAGTGTTAAGTTTTGGAATCACTGCCCGTACTGCAAAAGAAGCAACCCGCAAAGCCCGCGCGGAAGGGAAAAAAGTCCGCAATGCAAACATCATAACACTGTTCCCTGTCCCCGAAACAATGTTGAAAGATGCTGCTCGCGGAGTACGGCGGATTGTGGTGGCAGAAGAAAATATGACGGGACAATATCGAAGTGTTATCCAATCCCTGTTTAAGGAACAAGAGGTCGTCGGAGTGAATTCTGTCGGAAAGATGATTACTCCAAACAATATCATGGATGCAATATTGTGA
- a CDS encoding YeeE/YedE thiosulfate transporter family protein, which translates to MNWLFEPWNWYIAGPIIGLFVPVLLIVTNKMLGISSSFEHLCMILLPKEKGQIFKFNLEENSWKLYFSIGIAVGAFIVSQFLSSSPLHFLPEQYHTTSGYVKLFFGGILVGFGTRYANGCTSGHSIFGLSILQSSSLKATLAFFAGGLLYTFLASYF; encoded by the coding sequence ATGAATTGGCTCTTTGAACCATGGAATTGGTACATCGCCGGACCGATTATCGGTCTGTTTGTACCGGTATTGTTAATTGTCACCAACAAAATGCTCGGCATTTCATCATCATTCGAACATCTTTGTATGATTCTTCTTCCAAAAGAGAAGGGTCAGATCTTCAAGTTCAATCTTGAAGAAAACAGTTGGAAACTCTATTTCTCCATCGGTATTGCGGTTGGAGCATTTATTGTTTCCCAATTCCTTTCATCATCACCGCTCCATTTTTTACCGGAACAATATCATACCACTTCTGGATATGTGAAATTATTTTTCGGCGGCATTTTGGTCGGTTTTGGAACGCGGTATGCCAACGGCTGCACTTCCGGCCACTCAATCTTTGGACTCTCTATCTTACAGTCCTCAAGCTTAAAAGCGACACTCGCTTTTTTTGCCGGCGGATTGCTTTATACATTTTTAGCATCATATTTTTAA
- a CDS encoding globin domain-containing protein, protein MTTQQQELVRTTFALLESHEDRVANLLYQELFRLEPNAKRLFRGDLQEQQKKLMRMLRVAVENINDQSQLQPMLFNLGMIHQSYGIEPHHFISFGEALLYALRNILKEHFTLEVEESWKAAYHYFVLTMKNFPHSDEQVQLPHH, encoded by the coding sequence ATGACAACACAACAGCAAGAACTTGTCCGAACAACATTCGCACTGCTTGAATCACATGAGGATCGTGTTGCGAATTTATTGTATCAGGAATTATTTCGACTCGAACCAAATGCAAAACGCCTGTTTCGCGGAGACCTTCAGGAACAACAAAAAAAATTGATGCGAATGCTTCGAGTTGCCGTAGAGAACATCAACGATCAGAGCCAATTACAGCCAATGCTATTTAATTTGGGCATGATCCATCAGTCGTACGGAATCGAACCTCATCATTTCATCTCGTTCGGTGAAGCGTTGTTGTATGCTCTTCGTAACATCTTAAAAGAACACTTCACACTCGAAGTTGAAGAGAGCTGGAAAGCAGCATATCATTATTTTGTGCTGACCATGAAGAATTTCCCGCATTCGGATGAACAAGTGCAGCTTCCGCATCATTAA
- a CDS encoding peptidase M49: MKKLFSLLFTVCMIMHLNAQHKDKPTQPNLMERKYTIEKLQMGDVGPVRIVQLYADGFEKLSLKEKTFTYYLYKAALAARDISIDQRHRHALEIRELLEAIYKNQKAIDAVLLDKIILYTKLFWVNNSQYDNITSRKFVPMFSPEEFSSAIKRAVKNGAMVSLRSGETLDQKLDRLRRSIFDIAYEPVQTNKTPGEDMIAGSANNVYEGTTFNEVDAWAKAGNEKNPLNSKVVKEDGKLVEKVFRTGNKHIGGSVEAGLYAEDLQVAISYLEKAKAYAHNSQQAENLTKLIKFYQTGDLKDWREYNIGWVKETESQVDMIHGFIEVYIDARGAKGQFESVVNFANPELTELFQKVGTNAQYFENRMPWDVKYKKSDVKPLKYTVINVVVETGDAGPVSAIGINLPNEQDVREQYGSKSVTLYNIVDAYEKTGGKDILKEFAYDQHEIESAEKFSSLADNMHTALHEVLGHASGKVSPSLKVDPQAALPGYYSTLEEARADLVALYHIWDPKLVEIGIIPNTTDVVKAMYDKEVRNAGMIQLQRVPKGHDQLEEDHMKNRQLIVHWLWKNADCIERGKRDGKTFFRVTSYEKMREGVGRLLSEIQRIKSEGDLSSAKLLIDTYGFKIDTTLRDEVLARMEKLDRAVYTGFVMPKLEPVKDAKGTITEVNIVYPMDLGKQMLEYSAFTKEEKEKAHKTLQGK, from the coding sequence ATGAAAAAGCTGTTTTCACTATTATTCACTGTTTGCATGATTATGCATCTCAACGCTCAACATAAGGATAAACCAACACAACCAAATCTTATGGAACGAAAATATACAATTGAAAAATTACAGATGGGGGACGTTGGTCCCGTACGCATTGTGCAATTATATGCCGATGGATTTGAAAAACTTTCTTTGAAAGAAAAGACCTTTACATATTATCTATACAAAGCGGCACTTGCTGCAAGGGATATCTCCATCGATCAGCGTCATCGACACGCTTTGGAAATTCGCGAACTGCTTGAGGCGATCTACAAAAATCAAAAAGCGATCGATGCAGTGCTTTTAGATAAGATTATTCTTTATACGAAGTTATTCTGGGTGAATAATTCTCAATATGATAATATCACCTCTAGAAAATTTGTTCCGATGTTTTCTCCTGAGGAGTTTTCTTCTGCAATCAAAAGAGCAGTGAAGAACGGCGCGATGGTTTCGTTGCGTAGCGGAGAAACACTCGACCAGAAATTGGATCGGTTACGCAGATCGATTTTCGATATCGCCTACGAACCGGTGCAAACAAATAAAACTCCCGGTGAAGATATGATTGCAGGTAGCGCTAATAACGTCTATGAAGGAACAACATTCAACGAAGTGGATGCATGGGCTAAAGCCGGAAACGAAAAAAATCCTCTTAATTCAAAAGTGGTGAAGGAGGATGGAAAGCTGGTTGAAAAAGTATTTCGGACCGGAAACAAGCATATCGGGGGATCAGTTGAAGCAGGATTGTATGCTGAGGATCTGCAAGTAGCGATCTCTTATTTAGAAAAAGCAAAAGCGTACGCCCATAATTCACAGCAAGCAGAAAATTTAACTAAACTCATAAAGTTTTATCAAACCGGCGATTTGAAAGATTGGCGTGAATATAATATCGGATGGGTGAAAGAGACAGAATCGCAGGTGGACATGATCCATGGATTTATCGAAGTCTATATAGACGCACGCGGAGCGAAAGGACAATTCGAATCGGTTGTGAATTTTGCCAATCCCGAATTGACAGAGCTCTTTCAAAAAGTGGGTACCAACGCCCAATATTTTGAAAACAGAATGCCGTGGGACGTGAAATACAAAAAATCGGATGTGAAACCGTTAAAATATACTGTGATCAACGTGGTTGTTGAGACCGGTGATGCAGGACCGGTCAGTGCAATCGGTATCAACTTGCCGAATGAACAGGATGTGCGCGAACAATATGGCAGCAAATCCGTGACACTCTATAACATTGTTGATGCGTATGAAAAAACCGGCGGAAAAGATATTCTGAAAGAATTTGCTTACGATCAGCACGAAATTGAATCTGCTGAAAAATTTAGTTCACTTGCAGATAATATGCATACGGCCCTTCATGAAGTACTTGGTCATGCCTCCGGAAAAGTGTCTCCCTCTTTGAAAGTTGATCCGCAAGCTGCACTACCGGGATATTATTCCACACTCGAAGAAGCACGCGCCGATCTTGTTGCGCTCTATCATATCTGGGATCCAAAACTTGTCGAGATCGGGATCATTCCAAACACAACAGATGTGGTGAAAGCGATGTATGATAAAGAAGTGCGTAATGCAGGAATGATACAGTTGCAACGCGTTCCAAAAGGACATGATCAACTGGAAGAAGATCATATGAAGAACAGACAATTGATTGTCCACTGGCTCTGGAAGAATGCGGATTGTATTGAACGGGGAAAGCGAGATGGCAAAACGTTCTTTCGTGTGACAAGCTATGAAAAGATGCGGGAAGGTGTCGGCAGACTCTTGTCAGAAATTCAACGAATTAAATCGGAAGGAGATCTCTCCAGCGCAAAATTATTGATCGATACTTACGGATTCAAAATAGATACGACATTGCGGGACGAAGTACTTGCGCGAATGGAGAAACTTGATCGTGCAGTCTATACCGGTTTTGTCATGCCGAAGCTGGAGCCGGTAAAAGATGCAAAAGGGACTATTACCGAGGTAAACATTGTCTATCCAATGGATCTTGGTAAACAAATGTTGGAATATTCAGCGTTCACAAAAGAGGAAAAGGAAAAAGCACACAAAACACTACAGGGAAAATAA
- a CDS encoding glycosyl hydrolase family 18 protein, giving the protein MRYNKIYFSILSFFIIVGILWGQEHPSIHQQEWEFYQNNPDAVQSIERSFSQTEKKFNKPTSIPNAVVYGFHPYWMNGAESNYQFDLLTHLAYFSADVDPATGNFSSTHNYSTATVITQAKNAGLKVHLTIVCFTDHAVLFGNQSSVDRLVNNIIAKVKERNIDGVNIDFESMNSSDNAPFKKFILQLGDSLKKHQKELCVELFAVDWDNTFPSSFFTDVDPVVDQYFVMLYAYFYSKSPTAGPNAPMRNSTASGYHVLKSIDTYLNRGCPPKKLIAGFPYYGNDWPVVSSARMAATTGTGSSRFYNVAKNNYLDTMKAENLFFDATYATPWYRYHNGTSWRQTWYDDSLSLAMKYDSVKIRKLSGVGMWALGYDGSEPELWNLLRNKFTTPLRVEKENTLPAQFTLSQNYPNPFNPGTTITFAVHHAEYVNLTVFNSIGQSVETLFYGVAESNTPYTLHFDSNNLSSGTYFYLLRSASFHLSRKMVLLR; this is encoded by the coding sequence ATGAGATATAACAAAATCTATTTTAGTATTTTATCGTTTTTTATCATTGTAGGAATACTTTGGGGTCAAGAACATCCTTCCATCCATCAGCAGGAGTGGGAATTTTATCAAAACAATCCTGATGCGGTACAATCGATTGAACGCTCATTTTCTCAAACAGAAAAAAAATTTAATAAACCAACTTCAATCCCAAATGCAGTTGTGTACGGCTTCCATCCATATTGGATGAATGGGGCTGAGAGTAATTACCAATTCGATTTATTGACACATCTTGCTTATTTTTCCGCTGATGTTGATCCCGCAACAGGAAATTTTTCTTCAACGCATAATTATTCCACTGCAACTGTTATTACACAAGCCAAAAATGCTGGACTTAAAGTACATTTAACAATCGTCTGTTTCACCGATCATGCTGTACTGTTTGGAAATCAATCCAGTGTTGACAGATTAGTGAATAACATAATTGCCAAAGTCAAAGAGCGTAACATCGATGGAGTGAATATCGATTTTGAAAGTATGAACAGCAGCGATAACGCTCCATTTAAAAAGTTTATCTTACAGCTTGGCGATTCATTAAAAAAACACCAAAAAGAACTTTGTGTAGAATTGTTTGCTGTTGATTGGGACAATACATTTCCTTCTTCGTTCTTTACGGATGTTGATCCTGTAGTTGATCAATACTTTGTTATGCTCTATGCATATTTTTACAGTAAAAGTCCTACCGCAGGACCAAATGCCCCGATGCGCAATTCAACGGCAAGCGGTTACCATGTTCTCAAAAGTATTGATACATATTTAAACAGAGGATGTCCTCCCAAAAAACTGATTGCCGGGTTCCCGTATTATGGCAACGATTGGCCGGTAGTAAGTAGTGCAAGAATGGCTGCAACAACCGGAACAGGTTCTTCTCGTTTTTATAATGTTGCCAAGAATAATTACCTGGATACAATGAAAGCGGAGAATCTTTTTTTCGATGCGACCTATGCTACGCCATGGTATCGTTATCACAATGGAACATCATGGCGTCAAACATGGTATGATGATTCTCTTTCGCTTGCCATGAAATACGATTCCGTAAAGATACGGAAGCTTTCCGGTGTCGGAATGTGGGCATTAGGGTATGACGGATCAGAACCGGAATTGTGGAATCTCTTGCGAAATAAATTTACTACTCCTTTACGTGTAGAAAAAGAAAATACACTTCCGGCACAATTCACACTAAGTCAAAATTATCCCAATCCATTTAATCCCGGCACGACAATCACCTTTGCCGTACATCATGCTGAGTATGTGAATTTGACTGTGTTCAATTCAATTGGTCAATCAGTGGAAACTCTTTTTTACGGTGTTGCTGAATCGAACACACCATATACTCTTCATTTTGATAGTAATAACCTCTCCAGCGGGACATACTTTTATCTCCTCCGGTCAGCCTCTTTTCACCTCTCTCGAAAAATGGTATTGCTGAGATAG
- a CDS encoding thiamine pyrophosphate-dependent enzyme, which yields MEETIQQHTYKKEEAIFPFCKGCGHHHYVNHLDEALLTLNLDPKKVCIVSDIGCIGILDSLFATPHTFHTTHGRSTAFATGIELADGILNDSKLKTIVVIGDGGATIGLLHLVNAALMNIDVTVLLANNFLYGMTGGQHSQFSPLDFITPTTPAGNIVPPMDICSIVKSCGATFVKQAAATDKQLGDIIAEAINHPGFALVEILELCTEWATPFNKIDGKTINGKIHYSDNESMTVRKDFSSLYKEKVLGVPKKQIDDTITPKFTSPLKGSRRVVLAGTAGEKVQLASFLFMKSAIASGLHSTQKNDNPVTQGSGFSLSELCISSEEILYTGIDEPDAVVIASPEGLKEVRSNGTLLRCTSQTIVIAEQTLPEFECAGKISRLPLRALCTGSRATLSALASLNMIKGWVSHEALLEMIDIKFKEKSLPYHRDIEALIPFIKI from the coding sequence ATGGAAGAAACAATACAACAGCATACATATAAAAAAGAAGAAGCGATATTTCCCTTCTGTAAAGGATGCGGTCATCATCACTACGTGAACCATCTGGATGAAGCTCTTCTTACATTAAATCTGGATCCCAAAAAGGTCTGTATCGTTAGCGACATTGGTTGTATCGGTATTCTTGATTCGCTGTTTGCGACGCCGCACACATTTCACACCACTCATGGCCGTTCTACAGCATTTGCTACCGGCATAGAACTAGCCGACGGAATATTGAACGATTCGAAATTAAAAACCATTGTCGTCATCGGTGACGGCGGGGCAACAATCGGTTTGCTCCATCTTGTGAACGCAGCGTTGATGAACATTGATGTCACGGTTTTACTTGCAAACAATTTTCTCTATGGAATGACTGGCGGACAACACTCGCAGTTTTCTCCGCTCGATTTTATTACTCCTACAACACCGGCGGGAAACATCGTTCCCCCAATGGACATTTGTTCCATTGTGAAAAGCTGCGGCGCAACATTCGTAAAACAAGCAGCAGCAACGGATAAGCAACTTGGAGATATCATAGCCGAAGCGATCAATCATCCAGGATTTGCGCTGGTGGAAATCCTTGAACTCTGCACGGAATGGGCAACACCGTTCAATAAAATTGATGGAAAAACGATCAACGGAAAAATTCATTATTCCGACAACGAAAGTATGACTGTTCGCAAGGATTTTTCTTCGTTGTATAAAGAGAAAGTATTGGGTGTACCGAAGAAACAGATTGATGACACAATCACTCCAAAATTTACATCCCCGCTGAAAGGAAGCCGTCGTGTTGTTCTTGCCGGAACCGCCGGAGAAAAAGTACAGCTCGCTTCGTTCCTGTTTATGAAATCAGCGATCGCAAGCGGATTACATTCAACACAAAAAAATGATAATCCTGTTACGCAAGGATCAGGATTCTCGCTTTCCGAACTGTGCATTAGCAGCGAAGAGATTCTCTATACGGGAATTGACGAACCGGATGCGGTCGTTATAGCTTCACCGGAAGGGTTGAAGGAAGTACGGTCGAACGGAACGCTATTACGTTGCACTTCACAAACCATTGTGATTGCAGAACAAACGCTCCCTGAGTTTGAGTGTGCCGGAAAGATCTCACGTTTACCGTTACGTGCACTTTGCACCGGAAGCCGCGCAACGTTAAGTGCGCTGGCATCGTTGAATATGATTAAAGGATGGGTTTCACACGAAGCACTATTGGAAATGATTGATATAAAATTTAAAGAAAAATCATTACCGTATCACAGGGATATCGAAGCATTGATCCCGTTTATTAAGATATAA
- a CDS encoding HEAT repeat domain-containing protein — MKREKVTICSGENYTPLCIELLISRLQSSIGVERMKARTALVRIGKPAVPYITTLLSHKNDLVRWEACKSLEQIRDPETARALAPMMLDEDMDVRWVAADALIELEQHAIIPVLEIIEEHFDSVILREAAHHVLHTLKEGNLLDNKTEEVLQALTINGLSSNAAFMANNVLDHLRAQKLAKHHRWAVL; from the coding sequence ATGAAACGGGAAAAGGTCACCATATGCTCCGGGGAAAATTATACGCCGTTATGTATTGAACTGCTCATCTCCCGACTTCAGTCATCGATCGGCGTGGAACGGATGAAAGCCCGAACAGCGCTCGTACGCATTGGCAAGCCTGCTGTTCCATACATAACCACATTATTGTCACACAAAAATGATCTTGTGCGATGGGAAGCGTGTAAATCATTGGAACAAATCAGAGATCCGGAGACGGCACGCGCATTGGCTCCGATGATGCTGGATGAGGATATGGATGTTCGTTGGGTAGCGGCAGATGCATTAATAGAACTGGAACAGCATGCCATCATTCCCGTATTGGAGATTATCGAAGAGCATTTTGATTCTGTCATACTTCGTGAAGCGGCCCATCATGTTCTGCACACATTAAAAGAGGGGAATCTGTTGGACAACAAAACAGAAGAAGTACTTCAAGCACTCACCATCAACGGACTTTCATCCAACGCAGCATTTATGGCAAACAATGTACTGGATCATCTTCGCGCCCAAAAACTAGCAAAACATCATCGGTGGGCAGTTCTATAG